A segment of the Alistipes communis genome:
CGCCGAAGATCTTGCCGCCGAGCGTCATCAGCCCTGTCACGCGCGTGTGGAACCAGAATTCCACGCCGTTGTCGCGGCACCACTCTTCCAGCGTGTTGGCCACGTCCCACGCCTTGCCGCTGTGAGGAAATACGCGGTCGCCGCGTTCGAAGTCGAGTTTCAGGCCCCGCCGTTCGAAGAAGCGGATGGTCGCGCGGTTGTTGAATTCGGCGAATGCCGTCGCGAAGAAATCGGCGTTGGTGCGCACCTGCTCGGCGAACTCCTCCGGCGGGCGGGCGTTGGTCAGGTTGCAGCGCCCCTTGCCCGTGATGCGGATCTTGCGGCCCGCCTTCTCCATCTTTTCGATTACGAGCACCTTCTTGCCGTTCTGTGCGGCCGTTCCTGCGGCCATCATGCCTGCGGCGCCGGCGCCTATGATGATTACGTCGTACACTTCTCTGTCGTTTTTTGTCTGCCAAAGATACGATTAAGCGAGGGTAATTGCAAACATTGTTTGCTTTTGCCCTTACTTAATTCATATCTTTGACTGCGTCTTAGATACTCCCGTTCGGCAATGTTCAAATAAATTTGACATTGTACTCACTTATTCGTATCTTTGCCGCGTCAAAACGAAACGCAACCAGTTCTCAAAATATGTTAAGCCGCAGATTACTCCGAGTCAAGGTCATCAAAGCCCTTTTCGGACACCTGAAATCGGATTCGACCAATATGATCGCCTCCGAGAAAACACTGCTCGCATCGATCGACAAGACCTACGATCTCTATTTTCAGTTGATGGAGCTGATCGTCGAAGTCCGCCGCCATGCGGAGTCGCGGCTCGAAACGGCCCGCCGGAAGAAACTGCCGACCTACGAGGATCTGAATCCCAATACCAAATTCGTCGAGAACAAGGCCATCGCCCTGTTGGCGTCGAGCCAGACGGTCAACGACTATCTCTCGTCGCACAAACTCAACTGGGCGCGTTATCCCGAACTCATCAAATTGCTTTATACCAGACTGTTGGCGTCGGACTACTATCGTCGTTACATGCAAAATCCGACGCGGACCTTCTCGGAGGACAAGCAGCTCGTCGAGGAGTTTTACCGCAACGAATTGGAGGATTGCGAGGAGCTGGAAGCCGCTTTGGAAGAGCAGTCGATCCTGTGGAGCGACGATCTAGGTTTCGCGCTGACGATGGTCGTGCGGACGCTCTCGAATCTGCGCGCCTCGTCGACCGACGTGAAGGTTCTGCCCAAGTTCAAGAGCGACGACGATCTGGCCTTCGTCAAGACGCTGTTCGAGAAGGTTTTGGTGAACTACGACCAGACGCAGCGCTATATCGAACGCTTCACGAGCAACTGGGACATCGAGCGCATCGCCTTCATGGACTATCTGATTCTGGCGACGGCCGTCGCCGAACTGACTTCGTGTCCCGAAATTCCGGTGAAAGTGACGCTCGACGAGTATATCGAGATTTCGAAATATTACTCGGGGCCGGGCAGCAGCGTCTTCATCAACGGCGTGCTCGACAAACTGGTCGCCGCGCTGACCGAGGAGGGGAAAATCCAGAAAACGGGGCGGGGCCTCATTTAGCCATGCGGAGGTTGCGGAGTGCTTTTGGGGCTGGCTGCGCGGCCGTCGGCGTGGCGCTCGTGCTGCTTTGCGGCTGCGGCTCTCGCAGCGGGCATCGGACATTTTCGGGCCCCGTTATCGCAGTTTCGGCCGAATCGCTGCATACGTACATGTCGGATACCCTGCGTTTCGGACGTCTCCACAGCGGCGAAACGGCGCGGCTCGAAGCGGGTTTCTGCAATCGGGGCAGGGAGCCGCTCGTAGTCGTCCGGAGCGAATCGTCGTGCGGATGCACCTCGTTGGAATATGACGCTCAGCCGATTATGCCCGGAGATACGCTGCGTGTGGCCGTGCGTTTCGATACGAGCGGCCAGCGGGGCTGGCTTTTCAAGGTACTGCGCGTCTATTTCTCCGGCGGCGAGCGTCCGCTGCGGCTCTACGTCGAGGCCGACGTGCAGTGATGTTGGAAAATCCGAAATAATCGTTATATTTGCTGTCGTAAACCGGATTGTTGCCGGCAAACGGAGCCGAACCGTCTGCGGGTGGCGTCGGTTGCCGGGGCGGTCGGGGCGAACGAAGGCCGAAGGCCGCCGTTTTCGATAAGCTGAATGCAGAGCTGAACTCGTTCGGGCTTTGCCGAGGCGGGAAAACGAAGAGAGAAGTTCAAACTTTAATTTTTGAAAATATGATGAATCTGTTACAGGCGGCTACCGGTCAGCCGCAGCAGCCGTCTCCGTGGGGCTTCTACATTATGATCGGATTGATGATCCTCGTGTTGTGGCTCTTCATGTGGCGTCCCGAATCGAAGCGCCGCAAGGAGATGCAGAAATTCCGCGAAGGTCTCAAAAAAGGCGACAAGGTCATTACCGCCGGCGGTATTTACGGTACGGTCAAGGAGATCAAGGAGCGCACGCTGCTGATCGAGGTCGACGGCAACGTGACGCTGCGTGTCGACAAGAACATGGTCGTGGCCGATACGACCGATTTGCAGAAATAGCCGATCGCGCATCGAATGCCGACGGCCGGAGAAGGCGATCCCTCTCCGGCCGTCGAATTTTTATCCGGTTGCGGACGGGCTATTTCGTCGCGATGAAGAAGAGGTCGAAACATCCTTCGGCCGCCGGTGCGATGCGGTAGTCGTCCATGCGGATCGAAGTGGTCAGCGCCTCGTTCTGCCGCAGCAGCCGACGTCGGTTGATGCGGTTGAGCAGGTCGTAGGGGAGTTGCAGCAGCCGGCGCGGCAGGCGGTGCTGGAGGTCGAACAGGTCGAAGCGGGCGATGCGCTCCACGCTGCGGCGGTTGTGTTCGTAGTACTCCATCACGCGCTCGTTGCCGAAGACGCCGTGGGTCTCGACGGCGGAAAATGCTTCGGAAAGCAATCGCCGCAGTTCGTCGATCCGGTATTCACGCACGTGCCACGGGTTGCGTGTGAGCGACATCGGAGCGTTGGGCGTGGTGAGGATCATCCGTCCGCCCGGCCGCAGCACACGGGCGATTTCACGCACGAACGCTGCGTCGTCGTCGATGTGTTCGATCACCTGGAAGGTAATGACGAAATCGAACGATTCGTCCCCGAAGCCGAGCGGAGGCACGCACATCCGTCGGAATTCGACGTTGGCTGCGTGGCGGTCTCCGCCGGCGGCGTATTTGTCCACCGTGACGAAACGGTCGCAATGCGGCGCGACGAGTTCGATGCCGTATCCCGTTCCCGTCCCGATCTCCAACACATCGCCCGATACGATCTCTGCCGCGCGGTCGTAGGCCAGCAGCGACCGCTGGAAGACGAAGTTGTCGGATGCGTCGCGCGATACGCGCTCGGCGGTTGCGAGTTTGCCCATATCGCTACTGTTTCGTCAGTTTGATCCCCTCTGCGTCGGCCGCGACGATCCCGCGTTTGAGCAGGACGCCCAGCGAACGTTTGAACGCCTTCTTGCTGAGCTGCGTGCGGCGGTGAATCTCTTCCGGCGAGCTGTCGTCGCCGAGCGGCAGCCGCCCGCCCGCTTCGCGCAGCATGCCGAGCAGCTGGTCTGCACCGTCCTGCACGCCGGCATAGCCCGGCTGTCGGAGCGACACGTCGATGCGGTGGTCGTCGGTGATTTTGGTCACGTAGCCGCGCAGGCGGTCGCCCACCTGTACGGGTCGGAAAAGCTGGTTGCGGTAGAGCATTCCCCAATGGCGGTTGTCGATCACCACGCGGTAACCGATCTCCGACTCCGAAGCCACCAGCAGATCGACCTCCTCGCGGGGACGGACGGTGAGCGTCTCGTTGTTGACGAAACTTTTGAGTTTGTTCGTCGCCACGCATCGTCCCGTCACATCGTCGACATAGACGTAGACCACATAGGAACGTCCGGCGAAGATCCCGCCCTGCTGGTTGCGGTTGGGCAGAAAGAGGTCTTTGCCCGCAAGCCCCCAGTCGAGGAACGCTCCGTGGAGGTTCTTGTCGACCACTTTCAGGAATGCGGCCTCGCCGGCACGGGCCAGCGGCGTTTCGCGCGTGGCCACGAGCCGGTCTTCGGAGTCGTGATAGACGAAGACGTCGACCGCGTCGCCCACCTTGTCGGCGAGCGAAACGTAGCGGTTGGGCAGCAGTACCTCCTGCCCCTCCTGATCGGCGAGATAGAGACCGTAGTCCGAGATACGGGTCACGGTGAGCGTATGGTTTTGTCCGGCTTTCATAGTTAAAACGGTTCGACGGCGGAAACGGCGCAGGCAGGATGCAAAACAGACGGGGCCTGTTTGCCGGGATGCAGTCCGGTCGGCTGTCGGGATTTGTACCGTACAAAGGTACGAAAGATTTGCCGAACGCAGGCCGGATTTCCCGTTTTATTCGTAATTTTGTCGATATGAAAGTCGCCCTGTGTCAGTTCTCGATGGAGTGGGAGGCCGCAGCCCGCAACCTCCGCCGTGCCGAAGAGCTCGTCGCGCAGGCCGGTGCCGATCTGGCCCTCCTGCCCGAGATGTTCGCCACGGGGTTCGTCACCGAACCGTGGCGAACGGCGCTGCCGGACGAGGAGGAACTCCTCGCGTGGATGCGCCGCACCGCACGACGTTATGCGACGGCGTTGGCCGGCAGCGCCGTCGTCCGCAGCGGCGACCGTTTCGCCAATCGCTTTTTCTTCGTGCGGCCGGCGGGCGGTGCGGAGCGATACGACAAGCGGCATCTTTTTTCTATCGGCGGCGAAGATGCGCATTTTGTGGCGGGCCGGCGGCGCGTAGTGGTCGAATACGGCGGACTGCGGTTTTTGCCGCTCGTCTGTTACGACCTGCGTTTTCCGGTCTGGTGTCGTTGTCACAGCGATTACGACGCGATTCTCTGCGTGGCCTCGTGGCCGGCGCCGCGTCGGGAGGTGTGGCGGACCCTGCTGCGGGCCCGGGCGATCGAGAACCAGTGTTATGTCGTCGGCGTCAACCGCACGGGCGACGATCCGTGGAACCATTATGCCGGCGATTCGGCGGTCGTCGATTTCAAGGGGACGCCGCTCTGCGAGGCGGACGCTTCGGAGGGGGTCTTCACGGCCCGGCTCGACAGGGAAGCGCTCGATCGGTTCCGGACGAAATTTCCCGCATGGCGCGACGCCGACGATTTCCTGCTGCGATGACTGTGCGCGGAATGCGGTTTGCGGAAAAATCGCTACCTTTGCCGGGAATTTATTCCGGTCCGGACGGGCAGCGTCCCGGCAGAGCCCGGCGGGGTTAGGCCTAACGCTCGGTTTGCATTGCCTTTGCACAATATTTCGGATGCAGGATGCGATTTAAGTAAGATGAAACGAGAGGAGACAATCGAGGTACTCGGCGCACGGGTACACAATCTGAAAAATATAGACGTAACGATTCCGCGCCACAAGCTGGTGGTTGTCACCGGCCTGTCGGGGTCGGGCAAATCGTCGCTGGCATTCGATACGATCTATGCCGAGGGGCAGCGGCGGTATATGGAGACCCTGTCGACCTATGCGCGTCAGTTCGTGGGGACGATGGAGCGTCCCGATGTGGACAAGATCACGGGACTGAGCCCCGTGGTGGCCATCGAGCAGAAGACGACCAACAAAAATCCGAGGTCGACGGTGGGTACCGTCACCGAGATCAACGACTTCCTGCGTCTGCTCTATGCGCGCGCTTCGCGCGCCTATTCGCCGGCTACGGGCGAGGAGATGGTGCATTACTCCGACGAGCAGATTCTCGACCTGATCCTGCGCGATTTCGCAGGCCGTCGCATCGCGCTGCTCGCACCGATCGTCAAGGGCCGCAAGGGACACTACCGCGAGCTGTTCGAGTCGCTGGTGAAGAAGGGCTACCTCCACGCCCGTATCGACGGCCAGATGTGCGAGTTCTCGACGGGCATGAAGCTCGACCGCTACAAGATCCACACGATCGACCTGGTGGTCGACCGCCTGCGCGTGAGCGAGGAGTCGCGCGACCGGCTGATGACTTCGCTCAAGGAGTCGATGCGGCAGGGCAAGGGGACGATGGCGCTCTACGACTACGATACGGAGACGATGCGCTACTATTCGCGGCATCTGATGTGCCCCACCACGGGCGTCGCGTTCGAAGATCCTGCGCCGCACACCTTTTCGTTCAACTCGCCCAAGGGGGCTTGCCCCCGATGCAACGGGCTGGGCGTCGAGGCGGTCTTCGACCGCAGCAAGATCATTCCCGATCCAAAGAAGTCGCTGCGCGCCGGAGGGATCGAACCCTTCGGGCCGTACCGCAACAACATGCTTTTCGCGCTGTTGGAGATGCTGGGGCGCCGCTACGATTTCACGCTCGACGATCCGGTGCAGAGCATTTCGGAGGAGGGGATGAACGCCATCCTCTACGGCGATTCCGAGCCGCTGACGGTCGATCTGACGGAATTCGCCAACGCCGGCGGCAAGCGTCTGGTGTCGTGGGACGGCATGGCCGAGTGGATCGGCCGCAATTTCGACGAGGATTCCAAGCGCGGCGAGAAGTGGCGCGAGCAGTTTCTCGTCTACAAGCCGTGCAGCGTCTGTGGCGGGTCGCGGTTGCGCAGCGAGGCATTGCAGTTCCGCATCGGCGGACGGAACATCGCCGAGGTGTCGGCCATGTCGATCTCCGATTTCGCCGACTGGATGTCCCGCATCGAGGAGCATTTCACCGAGAAGGAGCGCAAGATCGCGCAGGAGGTCGTCAAGGAGATCCGCGAACGGCTCCGGTTCCTGATCGAAGTGGGGTTGGGCTACCTCTCGCTGAGCCGCTCGTCGCGCTCGCTTTCGGGCGGCGAGTCACAGCGCATCCGGCTGGCGACGCAGGTCGGATCGAAACTGGTGAATGTGCTCTACATCCTCGACGAGCCGTCGATCGGCCTGCACCAGCGCGACAACCGGCGGCTGATCCGCAGCTTGCAGGAGTTGCGCGACGCCGGCAACTCGGTGATCGTCGTCGAGCACGACGAGGAGATGATGCGCTCGGCCGACTGGATCGTCGACGTAGGCCCCAAGGCGGGGCGCAAGGGCGGCCACGTCGTTGCGTCGGGTACGTTCGACGATATCCTCCGCTCCGACTCCGTGACGGCCGACTATCTGACCGGCCGCCGGCGGATCGAGGTTCCGGCGACGCTGCGCGAGGGCAACGGCCGTCATATCGTCCTGCGGGGAGCGTCGGGCAATAACCTCAAACATATCGACGTCGATTTCCCGCTGGGCAAACTGATCCTCGTCACGGGTGTCAGCGGTTCGGGCAAGTCGACGCTCGTCAACGAAACGCTGCGCCCTATTCTGAGCCGCAAGCTCTACCGGTCGCTCGACCGCCCGCTGCCCTACGATTCGATCGAGGGAATCGAACACGTCGACAAGCTGGTCGTGGTCGACCAGTCGCCGATCGGCCGCACGCCGCGCAGCAATCCGGCGACCTACTCCAACGTCTTCGCCGACATCCGCAAACTCTTCGAGATGACACCCGACGCGCAGGTGCGCGGCTTCAAGGCGGGACGCTTCTCCTTCAACGTCAAGGGCGGCCGTTGCGAGACGTGCCGCGGTGCGGGAGTGCAGACCATCGAGATGAACTTTCTGCCCGACGTCTATGTCACCTGCAAGAGTTGCGGCGGCCACCGCTACAACCGCGAGACGCTCGAAGTGAAATACAAGGGCAAGAATATCGACGACGTGTTGAACATGACGGTCAACATGGCCGTGGAGTTTTTCGAAAACATCCCGTCGATCTACCAGAAGCTGCGTGCCATTCAGGAGGTGGGGTTGGGCTACCTGACGCTCGGCCAGCCCTGCACGACGCTCTCGGGCGGCGAGTCGCAGCGCATCAAGCTGGCCGCCGAACTCTCGAAACGCGATACGGGCAGCACGCTCTATATCCTCGACGAGCCGACTACGGGGCTCCATTTCGAGGATATCCGCCAGTTGATCGACGTGCTGAACAAGCTGGTCGACCGCGGAAACACGGTCGTCGTCATCGAACACAACCTCGACGTGGTGAAGGTCGCCGACTGGATCATTGATATCGGTCCCGAAGGCGGTGCGGCGGGCGGACGGGTGCTCGCGGCGGGTACGCCGCACGAGGTGGCCGCCGTCGAGCAGAGTTATACGGGACGTTTTCTGCGGCAAATGGGGCTTTAACGGGACTGTGACAGACGTTTTCGGGCGACTAACCGGTCGTAACCGATTTGCTGGTTGTATGTGGGACGAATGCATTGTCGTGAATTTTTCCGACGAACGATTCGCTGTGTCTCGAAGAAAATCACTTCTATTGTCTTTCCGGTAAGATTCCACGCCGGTGCGTCGGTAGCGAGTCGGGTTTCCCGTGAAGTCCCTCCCCGAGGGAGGGATTTAGGGTGGGGTATGATCGGTACTCACGGCGTGCCGCCGTGGAGCTACCGCCGGACGGAACGGGCATGCAGCCGGAAATCCTATCGAACGGACGGGTTTGCAACGTTCCGAAGTATCCGGTCTTTCCGGTAAGATTCCACGCCGGTGCGTCGGGAGCGAGTCGGGTTTCCCGCGAAGTCCCTCCCCGAGGGAGGGATTTAGGGTGGGGTATGGTCGGTCATCACGGCGTGCCGCCGTGGAGCTACCGCCGGACGGAACGGGCGTGCAGCCGGAAATCCTATCGAACGGACGGGTTTGCAATATGTTGTGGCAAGGAGTTTGCGTTGACATCGGTCAAATGCAAACTCTTTTGCCTATGAAACGTATTATCGTATGGATGGCTGCCGCTGCCGTAGTGGTATCGGCTGTCGCAGTTACGGCCCAACAGCAGTCGAAGTCTCAGCGGGCCCAAACCAAATCTCAACGCACGGAGGTGCGCGAGCAGCGCCACGAAGAGCGTGTGAAGCGGCGCGCCGAACGGCTGGCCGCCTTCGAAAAGCACATGGACTCGATCATCCTGTCGCGCAATTTCCAGTTCAACCCTTCGAGTATGCAGCGTCAGCCGGCGGGTCCCGTGCGCCAGTTGATCAATCCCAACTTCACGGTCGGGTTCTGGGACGGCACGGTGGACGTCTGCCTTCCCTACATCAAGGGCTATGTTCCTCCCTATTACTACACGGTGCTCAACTACGTGCTTCCGTCGGTCGAGGGGTACCGTGCCGAACAGACCAACGAAGGCTGGATCGTGACCTTCTCCACCACGCTCTTCTCGGCCAACGATTACACCTTCACCTTCGACATCTACTCGTCGTCGGGAGGCGCCAACCTCACCATTTCGTCGGTCTGGTACAATCCCGTACAGTACTCCGGCACTATTACGCAGGTGTATTGATCCCTCCGCTTTTTGACGAGGTGCTGTCTGATTCTTTTTCAGACAGCACCTCGTGATTTTCGATCCGGATTGTCTAACTGCAAGTGTGCAGCAATAGCAGGATCGTCAGAATGACCGACGGATAACCCAGACATCCGAACCGATTTAAGTCGTCCGACAGGCTCGGCTCGCCGAATTCGGTACGGCAGTAGGGACATTTGCGGGCCTCCGAGGGGATGATCATTCCGCATTCGGGACATTTCTTCGTTTCGTTTCCGAAAAGAATACCCATTTTCAGTTGAAATAATAGGTCATCCCGTTGTCGGCCGTCGTCATATAGCGTGACGAAAGGCGTCTGTTGAGTACTCCGGTCAGTTTGCGCGGATTGTAATCGGGATTGGATACGACTCGGCCTTTTTTGTAGCCGTTGTGGAAAATCTTGATCCAGGAATCTCCGGTGCTGGTGTCTTCGAAAATTTCCGCATTGCAATCGAACCAGGAGACCTGGTTGAAATAGTATGCGGTCGTGTGTCTTTCGTGCACCATCTCCGCCGAGGCGTTGTCGCTCGGAAGGACCGACGTGAGCGATGCCGGTGCATTCGCATCGTTTGTGGCGGCAGCCGCAGCGAGGAAATGAAGCGAGAACAAAGCGGCGGTTGCGAAACAGGTTAGAAGAGATGCTTTTTCCATAGAAAATGATTGTTGCTCCGGTCTTTCGGCTTTCCGGTCTGCCTGCTTCGGAATTGAAGCGGACAAATTTACCCCCCCCCGTGACTTTTCCAAATTTTCAGATGGAAAATATCCGATTTGTCGATAGAATCGTCGTATTATCCGGTGAAAGAAAAGCAAACAAAAAAGCCACTGATCGCTCAGTGGCTCTGAAAGGAAGTTTGTCGGGATACCGAGATTCGAACTCGGGACCTCCAACTCCCGAAGCTGGCGCGCTAACCGGGCTGCGCTACATCCCGAAAACTTGTCGAACGGAGATCGTGCCGAAGCATCGAACGGGAACTCCGCCCGTGAAAGAACTTCCTTTTTCTGATCGTCGGGGTAACAAGATTCGAACTTGTGACCCCCTGCTCCCAAAGCAGGTGCGCTAACCGGACTGCGCCACACCCCGAGGTCGTTCGAAACCAATTTCCCAATCGATTTCGGTGTGCAAAGATACACGCTTTTTTGGTTATTACAAACTTTTCGGCAAGAAAAATCGTTCTCCCGGTCGGATGCCGCCGCCGTGCGGTACGGAATCGCCTATCGTCGTCGGCTCCGTACTCCTGCCGGGCGAAGCCCCGCTCCGAGACCGTTCAACGCTGGAAGCGGATCGTGAAGCGGCGGATACGGCGCGTCACGAAGTCGGGCATGTAGAAGAACAGCGGTACGAACAGGCGGTTCCACCAGTCGGGGACGATGCAGCGGCGGCCGCGCCACAGCGCGCGCAGCCCCCGCCGCGCACAGCTGTCGGGCGAAATCAGCACGCCCAGCCGCCGGCCGATATGCTGCCATTTGGGCGAGAGCCCGTAGAGGTCGGTCGCCACGCCGGCGGGACACACGGCCGTCACGCGGACGCCTCGCTCGGCGACCTCTTTGGCGAAGGCTTTCGAGAAACAGCGCACGTAGGCCTTGGTGGCGGTGTAGAGCGCCATGCCCGGGAAGGGCATCCAGACCGAGTAGGAGGACATGTTTAGGATGTATCCGCTGCCGCGCCGCGCCATGTCGGCCCCGAAGGCGCGGCAGTTTTTCGAGAGCGTCAGGTCGTGCAGCAGGATCATCCGTTCGATCCGTTCGACGGGGGTGGCAAGGATGTCGAGATAGGAGAAGACGCCCGCGTTGTTGACGAGTACCTCCACCTCGGCGCCCAGCCGTGCGACGGCGGCGTACAGCTCCTCCGACGCCTCCATGCGCGCCATGTCCATGACAAGGGTATCAATCGTGACGCCGTGCGCCGCCGCCAACTCCTGCCGTGCGGTGTCGAGCGTGCCGCCGTCGCGGTCGACGAGAATCAGCCGGTAGCCCAGGGCCGCCAGCCGTTCGGCATAGCAGCGGCCGATGCCGTGGGCGGCGCCCGTCACGAGCGCCGTCTTCGAATCGGTTGCGATCGTGTGCTTTTTCATCGTTACGGGAGTTTTGCCAGTTCTTCGCGGATCTTGCGCGGCAGGTCGGGGCAGTGTTTGCAGCACTGCATGTCGAGC
Coding sequences within it:
- a CDS encoding SDR family NAD(P)-dependent oxidoreductase, with the protein product MKKHTIATDSKTALVTGAAHGIGRCYAERLAALGYRLILVDRDGGTLDTARQELAAAHGVTIDTLVMDMARMEASEELYAAVARLGAEVEVLVNNAGVFSYLDILATPVERIERMILLHDLTLSKNCRAFGADMARRGSGYILNMSSYSVWMPFPGMALYTATKAYVRCFSKAFAKEVAERGVRVTAVCPAGVATDLYGLSPKWQHIGRRLGVLISPDSCARRGLRALWRGRRCIVPDWWNRLFVPLFFYMPDFVTRRIRRFTIRFQR
- the yajC gene encoding preprotein translocase subunit YajC, translating into MMNLLQAATGQPQQPSPWGFYIMIGLMILVLWLFMWRPESKRRKEMQKFREGLKKGDKVITAGGIYGTVKEIKERTLLIEVDGNVTLRVDKNMVVADTTDLQK
- the uvrA gene encoding excinuclease ABC subunit UvrA, whose product is MKREETIEVLGARVHNLKNIDVTIPRHKLVVVTGLSGSGKSSLAFDTIYAEGQRRYMETLSTYARQFVGTMERPDVDKITGLSPVVAIEQKTTNKNPRSTVGTVTEINDFLRLLYARASRAYSPATGEEMVHYSDEQILDLILRDFAGRRIALLAPIVKGRKGHYRELFESLVKKGYLHARIDGQMCEFSTGMKLDRYKIHTIDLVVDRLRVSEESRDRLMTSLKESMRQGKGTMALYDYDTETMRYYSRHLMCPTTGVAFEDPAPHTFSFNSPKGACPRCNGLGVEAVFDRSKIIPDPKKSLRAGGIEPFGPYRNNMLFALLEMLGRRYDFTLDDPVQSISEEGMNAILYGDSEPLTVDLTEFANAGGKRLVSWDGMAEWIGRNFDEDSKRGEKWREQFLVYKPCSVCGGSRLRSEALQFRIGGRNIAEVSAMSISDFADWMSRIEEHFTEKERKIAQEVVKEIRERLRFLIEVGLGYLSLSRSSRSLSGGESQRIRLATQVGSKLVNVLYILDEPSIGLHQRDNRRLIRSLQELRDAGNSVIVVEHDEEMMRSADWIVDVGPKAGRKGGHVVASGTFDDILRSDSVTADYLTGRRRIEVPATLREGNGRHIVLRGASGNNLKHIDVDFPLGKLILVTGVSGSGKSTLVNETLRPILSRKLYRSLDRPLPYDSIEGIEHVDKLVVVDQSPIGRTPRSNPATYSNVFADIRKLFEMTPDAQVRGFKAGRFSFNVKGGRCETCRGAGVQTIEMNFLPDVYVTCKSCGGHRYNRETLEVKYKGKNIDDVLNMTVNMAVEFFENIPSIYQKLRAIQEVGLGYLTLGQPCTTLSGGESQRIKLAAELSKRDTGSTLYILDEPTTGLHFEDIRQLIDVLNKLVDRGNTVVVIEHNLDVVKVADWIIDIGPEGGAAGGRVLAAGTPHEVAAVEQSYTGRFLRQMGL
- a CDS encoding amidohydrolase, which encodes MKVALCQFSMEWEAAARNLRRAEELVAQAGADLALLPEMFATGFVTEPWRTALPDEEELLAWMRRTARRYATALAGSAVVRSGDRFANRFFFVRPAGGAERYDKRHLFSIGGEDAHFVAGRRRVVVEYGGLRFLPLVCYDLRFPVWCRCHSDYDAILCVASWPAPRREVWRTLLRARAIENQCYVVGVNRTGDDPWNHYAGDSAVVDFKGTPLCEADASEGVFTARLDREALDRFRTKFPAWRDADDFLLR
- the nusB gene encoding transcription antitermination factor NusB gives rise to the protein MLSRRLLRVKVIKALFGHLKSDSTNMIASEKTLLASIDKTYDLYFQLMELIVEVRRHAESRLETARRKKLPTYEDLNPNTKFVENKAIALLASSQTVNDYLSSHKLNWARYPELIKLLYTRLLASDYYRRYMQNPTRTFSEDKQLVEEFYRNELEDCEELEAALEEQSILWSDDLGFALTMVVRTLSNLRASSTDVKVLPKFKSDDDLAFVKTLFEKVLVNYDQTQRYIERFTSNWDIERIAFMDYLILATAVAELTSCPEIPVKVTLDEYIEISKYYSGPGSSVFINGVLDKLVAALTEEGKIQKTGRGLI
- a CDS encoding DUF1573 domain-containing protein translates to MSDTLRFGRLHSGETARLEAGFCNRGREPLVVVRSESSCGCTSLEYDAQPIMPGDTLRVAVRFDTSGQRGWLFKVLRVYFSGGERPLRLYVEADVQ
- a CDS encoding class I SAM-dependent methyltransferase, producing the protein MGKLATAERVSRDASDNFVFQRSLLAYDRAAEIVSGDVLEIGTGTGYGIELVAPHCDRFVTVDKYAAGGDRHAANVEFRRMCVPPLGFGDESFDFVITFQVIEHIDDDAAFVREIARVLRPGGRMILTTPNAPMSLTRNPWHVREYRIDELRRLLSEAFSAVETHGVFGNERVMEYYEHNRRSVERIARFDLFDLQHRLPRRLLQLPYDLLNRINRRRLLRQNEALTTSIRMDDYRIAPAAEGCFDLFFIATK
- a CDS encoding zinc ribbon domain-containing protein, translating into MGILFGNETKKCPECGMIIPSEARKCPYCRTEFGEPSLSDDLNRFGCLGYPSVILTILLLLHTCS
- a CDS encoding DUF4251 domain-containing protein, translating into MKRIIVWMAAAAVVVSAVAVTAQQQSKSQRAQTKSQRTEVREQRHEERVKRRAERLAAFEKHMDSIILSRNFQFNPSSMQRQPAGPVRQLINPNFTVGFWDGTVDVCLPYIKGYVPPYYYTVLNYVLPSVEGYRAEQTNEGWIVTFSTTLFSANDYTFTFDIYSSSGGANLTISSVWYNPVQYSGTITQVY
- a CDS encoding CvfB family protein translates to MKAGQNHTLTVTRISDYGLYLADQEGQEVLLPNRYVSLADKVGDAVDVFVYHDSEDRLVATRETPLARAGEAAFLKVVDKNLHGAFLDWGLAGKDLFLPNRNQQGGIFAGRSYVVYVYVDDVTGRCVATNKLKSFVNNETLTVRPREEVDLLVASESEIGYRVVIDNRHWGMLYRNQLFRPVQVGDRLRGYVTKITDDHRIDVSLRQPGYAGVQDGADQLLGMLREAGGRLPLGDDSSPEEIHRRTQLSKKAFKRSLGVLLKRGIVAADAEGIKLTKQ